One Pirellulales bacterium DNA window includes the following coding sequences:
- a CDS encoding cytochrome C oxidase subunit IV family protein: MSHHDQHIEVGHDNHDHAPHGGNGKYIAVFVALCILTMGSFLTYFPFWREHVPFQASRALMMAISCTKALLVIMFFMHLLWEANWKWVLTIPATFMSVFLMLMLVPDVGWRINNGYARYSEERWVYAANPQKIEASEVKAAEKDLSREGAH; the protein is encoded by the coding sequence ATGTCTCATCACGACCAACATATCGAAGTCGGCCACGACAATCACGACCACGCCCCTCATGGCGGAAACGGCAAGTACATTGCCGTGTTTGTTGCTTTGTGCATACTGACGATGGGGTCATTCCTGACCTATTTCCCTTTTTGGCGCGAACATGTGCCCTTTCAGGCCAGTCGGGCGCTAATGATGGCCATCTCCTGCACCAAGGCTCTGTTGGTTATCATGTTCTTTATGCACCTGTTGTGGGAGGCCAATTGGAAATGGGTGCTCACGATTCCGGCCACGTTTATGTCAGTATTCTTGATGCTGATGCTCGTACCGGACGTCGGCTGGCGCATTAACAATGGATATGCGCGGTATTCCGAGGAACGTTGGGTTTATGCGGCCAATCCGCAAAAGATTGAAGCGTCCGAAGTGAAAGCGGCGGAAAAGGATCTTTCGCGCGAGGGCGCACATTAG